A single window of Enterobacteriaceae bacterium ESL0689 DNA harbors:
- a CDS encoding YqcC family protein, with the protein MTPDDPLREHLQRLEMMLRQAGLWQETAPDSRALASTQPFCLDTLEPLEWLQWVLLPRMRQLLDSQQPLPQNVAITPYYEMALDSAHPLREPILLALLQLDALLTGDNT; encoded by the coding sequence ATGACGCCTGATGACCCGTTACGCGAGCATTTACAGCGCCTTGAAATGATGCTGCGGCAAGCCGGATTATGGCAGGAGACGGCCCCTGACAGCCGCGCCCTTGCCAGCACGCAGCCTTTCTGTCTCGATACCCTGGAACCGCTGGAGTGGTTGCAGTGGGTGCTGTTGCCGCGCATGCGGCAATTACTCGACAGTCAACAACCGTTGCCGCAAAATGTCGCCATCACACCTTACTATGAAATGGCGCTGGATAGCGCCCATCCGCTACGTGAGCCCATTCTACTGGCATTATTGCAGCTGGACGCACTGTTGACGGGTGACAATACCTGA
- the truC gene encoding tRNA pseudouridine(65) synthase TruC has protein sequence MLEIIYQDQWLVAVNKPAGWLVHRSWLDRHEKVVVMQTVRDQIGQHVFTAHRLDRPTSGVLLMGLSSEAGNRLSWQFAHHQIQKRYHAIVRGWLTAEAVLDYPLREEQDKIADKFCREDKAPQAAITWYRGMATVEMPVATGRYPTTRYSLVALEPKTGRKHQLRRHLAHLRHPIIGDSRHGDLRQNRSAAEHFACRRLLLHASQLSLTHPFTDEPLVIRAAFDDTWMQALSQFGWRGLLPFNERTEDAGVAGQIIR, from the coding sequence ATGCTGGAGATTATCTATCAGGATCAATGGCTAGTGGCAGTCAATAAGCCTGCTGGCTGGTTAGTTCATCGTAGCTGGCTGGATCGCCATGAAAAAGTGGTGGTGATGCAGACAGTGCGCGATCAGATTGGACAGCATGTTTTTACCGCACATCGTCTTGATCGCCCGACTTCCGGTGTCTTGCTGATGGGATTGTCGAGCGAGGCGGGCAATCGGTTATCCTGGCAATTTGCTCACCATCAGATACAAAAGCGTTACCACGCCATCGTGCGCGGCTGGTTAACGGCTGAGGCGGTGCTGGATTATCCCTTGCGGGAAGAGCAGGATAAAATTGCCGATAAGTTTTGCCGCGAAGATAAAGCGCCCCAGGCCGCCATCACCTGGTATCGTGGCATGGCGACGGTGGAAATGCCGGTCGCCACGGGCCGCTATCCCACCACCCGCTACAGTCTGGTGGCACTGGAGCCTAAAACCGGGCGCAAACATCAGTTACGTCGCCATCTGGCTCACCTGCGCCATCCGATTATTGGTGACAGCCGACACGGCGATCTGCGGCAAAACCGCAGTGCGGCAGAGCATTTTGCCTGTCGCCGTCTGCTGTTGCATGCCAGCCAGCTTTCGTTGACTCACCCCTTTACCGATGAACCGCTGGTGATCCGCGCCGCGTTTGATGATACCTGGATGCAGGCGCTGTCACAGTTTGGCTGGCGCGGTCTGCTACCGTTCAATGAACGCACAGAGGATGCTGGCGTCGCGGGCCAGATCATCCGCTGA